The following coding sequences are from one Panicum hallii strain FIL2 chromosome 5, PHallii_v3.1, whole genome shotgun sequence window:
- the LOC112893191 gene encoding replication protein A 14 kDa subunit: protein MDTSSPAALVNAEILRMFLGRRVRTVVQVQRIEGGMVFGQSTDGRPLTIKSAMDIPVSHFMEVYGIAENDQTIRAEVCTDFGPNFDAKAFDGLCKLASDKFKHLFL, encoded by the exons ATGGACACATCAAGCCCTGCAGCACTCGTCAATGCAGAGATTCTGAGAATGTTTCTTGGGCGAAGAGTGCGCACGGTGGTTCAAGTCCAACGCATTGAAGGTGGAATGGTTTTCGGCCAGTCCACTGACGGGCGTCCGTTGACTATCAAAAGTGCCATGGACATTCCTGTATCGCACTTCATGGAGGTTTATGGAATTGCTGAAAACGACCAGACCATCCGTGCTGAAGTTTGCACAGATTTTGGTCCCAACTTTG ATGCCAAGGCATTTGATGGGTTGTGCAAGCTCGCAAGTGACAAGTTCAAGCACCTGTTCCTGTAA
- the LOC112893184 gene encoding importin subunit alpha-1a produces MSLRPSERVEVRRNRYKVAVDAEEGRRRREDNMVEIRKNRREESLLKKRREGLQAQVPVPASGVEKKLESLPAMVSGVYSDDNNLQLEATTQFRKLLSIERSPPIEEVIQSGVVPRFVQFLTREDFPQLQFEAAWALTNIASGTSENTKVVIDHGAVPIFVKLLQSASDDVREQAVWALGNVAGDSPKCRDLVLANGALMPLLAQLNEHAKLSMLRNATWTLSNFCRGKPQPSFDQTKPALPALARLIHSNDEEVLTDACWALSYLSDGTNDKIQAVIEAGVCPRLVELLLHPSPSVLIPALRTVGNIVTGDDLQTQCIIDHQALPCLLNLLTQNHKKSIKKEACWTISNITAGNKDQIQAVINGGIIAPLLQLLQTAEFDIKKEAAWAISNATSGGSHEQIKYLVCEGCIKPLCDLLVCPDPRIVTVCLEGLENILKVGEHDKAAGATGDVNVFAQMIDEAEGLEKIENLQSHDNNEIYEKAVKLLEAYWMEEEDDAMATAGEAAPAVFDFGQGGNPPAGGGLNFN; encoded by the exons ATGTCGCTGCGCCCGAGCGAGCGGGTCGAGGTGCGGCGGAACCGCTACAAGGTGGCGGTGGacgcggaggaggggcggcggcggcgcgaggacaACATGGTGGAGATCCGCAAGAACCGCCGCGAGGAGAGCCTCCTCAAGAAGCGCCGCGAGGGGCTTCAGGCCCAGGTCCCCGTCCCCGCCTCCGGGGTCGAGAAGAAG CTTGAAAGCCTCCCAGCTATGGTTAGTGGGGTTTATTCGGACGACAACAACCTTCAGCTTGAGGCCACAACTCAATTCCGCAAGTTGCTCTCCATAG AGAGGAGCCCCCCGATTGAAGAAGTTATTCAGTCAGGCGTCGTTCCTAGATTTGTGCAGTTCCTCACCCGAGAGGATTTCCCTCAACTGCAG TTTGAAGCGGCATGGGCACTTACAAATATTGCTTCTGGCACTTCGGAAAATACGAAGGTTGTCATTGATCATGGAGCTGTTCCGATATTCGTGAAACTTCTTCAGTCTGCTAGTGATGATGTTCGTGAGCAG GCTGTGTGGGCTTTGGGCAATGTTGCTGGTGATTCTCCAAAGTGCCGTGACCTTGTTCTCGCCAATGGTGCCTTGATGCCTCTGCTAGCCCAGTTAAATGAGCATGCTAAGCTCTCCATGTTGAGGAATGCTACCTGGACTCTGTCAAACTTCTGCAGGGGAAAGCCGCAGCCATCATTTGATCAG ACTAAGCCTGCTCTTCCAGCACTTGCGCGACTTATTCATTCCAATGATGAGGAAGTTCTCACTGATGCATGCTGGGCTCTTTCATACTTATCTGATGGCACTAATGACAAGATCCAAGCTGTGATTGAAGCTGGTGTGTGTCCCCGGCTTGTGGAGCTCCTCCT CCATCCATCACCTTCGGTGCTTATACCTGCTCTACGAACTGTTGGAAACATTGTCACTGGAGATGATTTGCAAACTCAG TGCATCATTGATCATCAAGCTCTTCCCTGCCTTCTGAATCTATTGACACAGAACCATAAGAAAAGTATTAAGAAGGAGGCTTGCTGGACAATTTCAAATATTACTGCTGGAAACAAAGATCAGATACAG GCTGTGATAAATGGTGGAATTATTGCTCCTTTATTGCAACTGCTCCAAACAGCAGAGTTTGATATTAAGAAAGAGGCTGCATGGGCTATCTCAAATGCTACCTCAGGTGGTTCCCACGAGCAAATCAA GTATTTGGTGTGTGAGGGCTGCATCAAGCCATTGTGTGACCTTCTTGTTTGCCCCGATCCAAGAATTGTAACAGTGTGTTTGGAGGGTCTTGAGAATATTCTCAAAGTGGGTGAGCACGACAAGGCTGCAGGGGCAACAGGTGACGTCAATGTCTTTGCTCAGATGATTGATGAAGCTGAAGGCCTGGAGAAGATTGAGAACCTACAGAGCCATGATAACAATGAAATCTATGAAAAGGCTGTGAAGCTTCTTGAGGCATACTGgatggaggaggaagatgatgcaATGGCTACTGCTGGGGAAGCTGCTCCTGCTGTTTTTGACTTTGGCCAAGGTGGCAACCCTCCAGCTGGTGGTGGTTTGAACTTCAATTAA
- the LOC112893187 gene encoding uncharacterized protein LOC112893187: protein MHAAPTAAAVAMPAAVTHDDLSLRKAHERRAARSSGQAAVALVALSVICGLVAFVLCLAAEGSRSEVSYYLMSVGGSRDQLDVCFYGSSGRAALAYAVGAFVLLAVAMFAEHAYMLVAVAAPESASAGLAVAQDNPRVASTAATLTWQTCCLFFLTWICFGLAEVLLMIGIGVESGHISDWRKPRPVCHRVRPGMFAAAGILGLITVVVGFVVYVTAVQAQRLRLRGQQHYGGGYFVGHGAPHPGVQHPHPPVPHPHPHPHAHPHPAPSAPEITAAPCQVEPSRASLITKEVAEV from the exons ATGCACGCggcgccgacggcggcggccgtggcgatGCCGGCGGCGGTGACCCACGACGACCTGTCCCTGCGCAAGGCGCacgagcgccgcgccgcgcggtcGAGCGGCCAGGCCGCCGTCGCGCTCGTCGCGCTCTCCGTCATCTGCGGCCTCGTCGCCTTCGtcctctgcctcgccgccgaGGGGTCGCGCTCCGAGGTCTCCTACTACCTCATGAGCGTGGGCGGCAGCCGGGACCAGCTGGACGTGTGCTTCTACGGCAGCAGCGGCCGCGCCGCGCTCGCCTACGCCGTCGGCGCCTTCGTCCTGCTCGCCGTCGCCATGTTCGCGGAGCACGCCTACATGCTGGTCGCCGTCGCGGCCCCCGAGTCCGCGTCCGCGGGCCTCGCCGTCGCGCAGGACAACCCGCGCGTCGCGTCCACCGCCGCCACGCTCACCTGGCAGACTTGCTGCCTCTTCTTCCTCACATG GATCTGCTTCGGGCTCGCCGAGGTGCTGCTCATGATCGGCATAGGCGTGGAGTCCGGCCACATCAGCGACTGGCGGAAGCCGCGGCCAGTGTGCCACCGGGTGCGGCCCGGGATGTTCGCCGCCGCGGGGATCCTGGGGCTCATCACCGTCGTCGTCGGCTTCGTCGTCTACGTCACGGCCGTGCAGGCgcagcggctgcggctgcgCGGGCAGCAGCACTACGGCGGCGGCTACTTCGTCGGCCACGGTGCTCCCCACCCGGGCGTCCAGCACCCGCACCCGCCGGTGCCGCACCCACACCCACACCCACACGCTCACCCTCATCCTGCGCCATCCGCGCCGGAGATTACGGCGGCACCGTGCCAGGTGGAACCCAGCCGTGCGTCCCTCATCACCAAGGAGGTCGCCGAGGTGTGA
- the LOC112893190 gene encoding uncharacterized protein LOC112893190, with protein sequence MAAGTRALLLVVAAASCCSLLVAANPPAATVADVCKRTAFPVLCTATAGKQAERYHNVVDPLTVLEMQVDAFAKRTEAARAHVAEAAQTASPAARAKLDLCNSLYLDVLDNLGACRRAIGFKDAVTIRATMSMAAQDMQNCDEQFRQIGENNPMKRFDESLVEMSENCRSLSNMI encoded by the coding sequence ATGGCGGCGGGAACCCGCGCGCTGCTCCTCGTCGTCGCGGCGGCGTCCTGCTGCTCGCTCCTGGTGGCCGCGAACCCGCCGGCGGCCACGGTGGCGGACGTCTGCAAGCGCACGGCGTTCCCCGTCCTGTGCACCGCCACGGCGGGGAAGCAGGCGGAGCGGTACCACAACGTGGTGGACCCGCTGACGGTGCTGGAGATGCAGGTGGACGCGTTCGCCAAGCGcacggaggcggcgcgggcgcacgTGGCGGAGGCGGCCCAGACGGCCTCCCCGGCTGCGCGGGCGAAGCTGGACCTGTGCAACAGCCTGTACCTGGACGTGCTGGACAACCTGGGCGCCTGCCGCCGCGCCATCGGCTTCAAGGACGCCGTCACCATCCGCGCCACCATGAGCATGGCGGCGCAGGACATGCAGAACTGCGACGAGCAGTTCAGGCAGATCGGCGAGAACAACCCCATGAAGCGCTTCGACGAGTCGCTCGTCGAGATGTCCGAGAACTGCCGCTCGCTCTCCAACATGATCTGA
- the LOC112893186 gene encoding uncharacterized protein LOC112893186 — MQGDADDDAGGSYFFFSAPASPVHYILRSPPSSTAASSQPQFAAPAGGDSWAAAGDDFEFAARGATGPGGGPEGTAAVMSSADELFVAGRIRVGCGGLSPIRQEEAAEGLQEEEWEECDDGGGEAERERDGGRTPRAARRARSASPPRIPRAAGGAAETSDPSASSSSSSSSSSAKNIRRRISLRDLLARTGGDCAGADQAPGAEIGRMGFWPASIWPSRSSRKALLPGPAPAPAPPQPGRRSTSSDRAAAPGPAKRAPGGGGARRTTSLPYRQGLVLGCLGFGARSYGLAKSMHPLSSR, encoded by the coding sequence ATGCAGGGCGACGCGGACGACGACGCGGGCGGCAGCTACTTCTTCTTCAGCGCGCCGGCGAGCCCCGTGCACTACATCCTCCGCTCCCcgccctcctccaccgccgcctcgtcCCAGCCCCAGTtcgccgcccccgccggcggCGACTCCTGGGCGGCCGCGGGGGACGACTTCGAGTTCGCCGCGCGAGGCGCGACGGGGCCCGGCGGCGGCCCCGAGGGGACCGCGGCGGTCATGAGCTCCGCCGATGAGCTCTTCGTCGCCGGCCGCATCCGCGTCGGCTGCGGCGGCCTCTCCCCGATCCGCCAGGAGGAGGCGGCCGAGGGTCTGCAAGAGGAGGAGTGGGAGGAGTGCGACGATGGCGGCGGGGAAGCGGAGCGGGAGCGCGACGGCGGACGCACGCCGCGGGCCGCTCGGCGGGCGAGGTCGGCATCCCCGCCGCGGATCCCGCGGgccgccgggggcgcggcggagaCGTCCGACCCCTCCGcgtcctcgtcttcctcctcctcctcgtcctcggcgAAGAACATCCGGCGGCGGATATCGCTGCGGGACCTGCTCGCCCGCACGGGCGGCGACTGCGCGGGGGCGGACCAGGCGCCGGGCGCCGAGATCGGCAGGATGGGTTTCTGGCCGGCGTCCATCTGGCCGTCACGGTCGTCCAGGAAGGCGCTGCTGCCCGGCCCGGCCccggcgccagcgccgccgcagccgggcCGCCGGTCCACGTCGTCGGACAGGGCCGCGGCGCCGGGGCCGGCCAAGAGGGCGCCgggtggcggcggtgcgcggCGCACCACGTCGCTGCCGTACCGCCAGGGGCTCGTCCTCGGGTGCCTGGGCTTCGGGGCCCGGAGCTACGGGCTCGCCAAGTCCATGCATCCCCTCTCCTCCCGGTGA